The following nucleotide sequence is from Acyrthosiphon pisum isolate AL4f chromosome A2, pea_aphid_22Mar2018_4r6ur, whole genome shotgun sequence.
taggttacgagtgggtcactgtataatggtattaaatttgaattcaatattataatatattaatatcattgtatacgaaaaacgattctgagtgaagacggttTATTGttagtgtggatattttatattataggtttatacctattgttattacttattaattgttatcaatACGGTAGCCAGTAAgtcgaattaatattataaaattacaacaaaataatttaaatcgttattattggttatctaatatgtaatttcgtcaaatttgaacattttttggtaatagaataacctacttacgtccaaccttgttttacattttcaatccttggctagttgaacattttatatattgttacctacacaatcattttcaaatttcaaatttgataaatgttgtcaaaaatcgaacttaaaactcttaaaaaaaaattgtgcacatgtattattattttttaactactattgtaaaattgtatcaggagccttgtatttaacacatcaaataaaattttattgacttttatagaaaaaaaaccctaaaatattGATGATTGAAAATGTCCGAatacagtcaaaatattttttaattgtattaagtataggaattgataaaataaacacttaatataaatttcaagtatatcTGCGgctattcatttttgaatttcaacaaaataaggaaatctctacttgagaaatcgagtgaatatctaacGTTGTAAAAATTTAACCTTCATACACTATTAcactcatacaaatttaatttgactttcttatagacattttttgttgGATAAAAGTAGATAACCTTATAGGGATtctcgtattataatttaaaatcttaagacttaaaaagaaatttttatgaatttctaacacagaataattgcaaattttcgtaataTTTCCGTTTTTTGTTCAagatttgatctttaaatgcttataaaaaataaattgtgacaatggatttttaatatttttcaaaagtcattgtaacagtatattaggaggagccctgtattaaattatcaagcttttttactcaacaaataaagagaggaaaaaaactaaaaaaattgaaaactgaaaatgtgtGTGAACAGTTCAaagcaaatcaaaatatttgaaaattgtatagtgtatagaaaatactaatatatataaacaaccagagaaaaattcatgtatctacggtaatttgttttagagttaccccaaaaacgaaaaactgattatgtgtaaaaattccttagttttttttaaatctatttatattaattttttttatggtattttgacctctccaatgcaccaactagattcactttcccatcaaacaagatactgaagttgaaaatcgaagcattattttgactaccaattaaaaatgaaaaaaaaacacatcattcaatcattgtaaaatcaatacattcatcgctcagctcagaatctaaaatgtaaaaaaacattacatataATACCCAAAAGACACAGCATAACAAATATAACCATGTGTTTAACCACTGACAATTGACATACAATAAACATTAAGCGGTGgagttttcatttgaaaaatttaatttaatttgcacCAGAATACTCCCTAAATggcataaaaatgtttgtatttgaaatatggtcctaaattatacttaaaagttcctagtatcataatttgaataaatgcattaagCTACTAAAGGATAATGAAGGAGATTGATCATATTTCATGAATCACTATGTATACAGAATACAGATCGGATAATAGTGTTTGTCcatgttcaatattttactatGCGTCTATGCAATACAAAATTTACTCATACCTATAGGTCCACATCTAAACATCTTGCCTAAAATGTACAACTATGAAATATAAACAAGTGCtttttagtaagtacctattttaaatccTGTCAAAGAACATTGACTATTGATCAAAATGatctaatattataggtatcttataAACATTACAACAATTATGCAaacgaaatacaattttagacgattaataaattattttaaaaattagatgtgTTTGTATATAccaacttaatatttttgtaaaggtACCTATTTCAACTAAATGCGTAAGCAATGACTAAAGAATaatgattcaaatattttaatgaattcttCTTTATTactcaatttatcattttaacaaaatcattgataacatttaatttaaaaaatacattaaataaatgaaataagtaaattattatacctactcatgAATTTTAAAACTACACATTTGTTTGTAATCCatcattgataattataatatttacaaattaatagcaatatattatatacttattttttttttaatcagtaaTACAATGTtaacaaacaaattttacattttaaatgaatattatatcaaatttaaatagctACTTGTAccttaataaaaattctaaaaacttaGTTTTACGGATTTGGATATTTTTTCAGAAGATAATTGATTTCTCTGGGAGTAAGATTATCTTTCCCAGTAGAAATTTTTCCTTCTAGCATGTCTTGTTTTCTTTTAAACTTGTCAGCGTAATTTTTGGTTGCACATGCTTGAAACTTGGTAATTTCATCTGAACATCGAGCTTggtcaaattcattttttttgaagCAGGCAAACATAATAGATATTTCATGAACACATGCACGTTCTTTGGACCTATCTCCTTTACCAGATACTTTTTCTTTCAATTTAAGCGGCAACAGTTCTTCGAATTTAACTTCGAGAGGATTTTTTGTGTATCGACGCATATCGCGATAATGCAAAACATTGTTTAAACGCATAATGAAGTTACttagttaatacttaaatacttaagaGTTTGATCGTTTAAGAATTTTAAACCACAACTCGCACTATCTCAGTGACTATTTACACATCGACGagaaactaataactatattgtacataatataaaatatttttaatttttcacgacCTACAGGCTACGGCCTACGGTACAATCACAAAACAATTCAGTCCTGTGCTCACCCATAGAGTAAGATATATGTGCTCACCGCTCATATAGATATGGGGTCgtgatattaataatgatagtatatcaattatcaacatttcgtaatgataattgataagtgctatcatagatattataatatgataatataccaaCATTAATTCCCGCgtgaatttaaataacataatttttcaataagcataggtcttaaaatgttttaattaatgtaataattagttataagttgtaacttataatctGTActattactacatattatattgagcaggatactataaaatatattatgtctagtATGAAtacgttgttttttttgtaatagataGCGGAGAGAATAGTCGCGagtcttaaaaatacaaaatatattttctatatccGAATCCTATGAGTGTCCGACCACAATCATGGTACGccggtgtatatatataataatataatcttccACATATTTACCAGTTACTACATTATATgtggtataattgtataaataataaaatacctattggctattaccaaCACCAAATTTGGCTACATCGCGATTCACGGTTATTCTAGACGCGATAGTAATATGTGTTTTCAACTTCAACCTCGAtttggatataatataccttaccACCCCtaacttagtaatattatcaatgttttgaaaatgctGCCCTTTTACTAAAGTGCCGCAATAGGCATGGGCCTATGTCGCCTACCCCTTGAGCCGGGCCGAAATATCCTATATATACGGGCAATACGGTATTGCGATGTGCAACAGCATCATATATGTTCCTACTTACCCAACATCAATGGTCTGAAACTCTATATAAGCGACACAAAAgtcccatttaaaaaaaaaaaataaataaatatgaaaacactATTAGCATAAGTCtcttaattcaaatataaaatgtcatagccatacgtttttttttaactagctTATAACTATATCAAAGTGGAAATTGTAAATCTTATGACGTtcttttcgttatttttaatgaaactacattttttttttttatgagggaaatacaatgttttttcgaatttttcatttttattgtgttttaatgatattaggaagataaacatatatttattataatttattttttttaaccatctaAAGTTATTCagaaatattcaaacatttaatatGAAAGTAAGTCAACCTACCCAAATTAATAAGTGTaaagaaaataaagaaaattcccacgattttgaaaatgttgtttttattcgCGTCCATAGGGAgttattgcataaaaaattatttctgtgAGTTTTATcacaacaaaacttaaatttagttattccttaattttatcactgataattattatttaattattcaattatgtatatattcatatataagcatatatatatgaatacattttaattgtacatttagatatattataatattcatgtcGGTGTTTCAGAAGGAAAACGATGGAGAAGACAGAGGTGTCATCAAGGATACAACAagctaataaattaaatcatggACTATAAAAAGTCCTAAAATCGAAGGTCCTATCCAACAACCTAAGATAAAGATGTACTTGACAGTATGACACTGCTAAGAACATTTTCTCTATACGGATTGGAAACGTGGGTATTGAGAAAAACAGAAGAATCGAGACTATAATGATATTCGAAAGAAAAGTTTTACGGAAAAATTATGGCCCAGTCTTCAACAAACAAACCAAGGAAtggagaaaattaaataatgatgaatattatGGACTATAGTTaggaatacaaattaaaaattgaagtcCAATATGCCCTGTAGGCTGTATGAAAATTTTttg
It contains:
- the LOC100158813 gene encoding coiled-coil-helix-coiled-coil-helix domain-containing protein 1 codes for the protein MRLNNVLHYRDMRRYTKNPLEVKFEELLPLKLKEKVSGKGDRSKERACVHEISIMFACFKKNEFDQARCSDEITKFQACATKNYADKFKRKQDMLEGKISTGKDNLTPREINYLLKKYPNP